A single region of the Lysinibacillus sp. B2A1 genome encodes:
- a CDS encoding cysteine hydrolase: protein MDTCADVLIVIDLQNGVCYSGDHLYDLQNLLAKVNNRIALYRELHKPIIFVQHCDEELVPEEVPWAIHANLDVQQQDYFVRKIHANSFYKTNLKNLLDQLNVHRIEFCGAQTEYCMDTTIKFAHGLGYENFMVHKANSTLNNPFMSAKETIDFYENLWNHRFLKLIGDE, encoded by the coding sequence ATGGATACTTGTGCTGATGTTTTAATCGTTATAGATTTACAAAATGGTGTATGTTACAGTGGAGATCATTTATATGATTTGCAAAATTTACTTGCTAAAGTAAACAATAGGATTGCTCTATATAGAGAATTACATAAACCAATCATTTTTGTTCAACACTGTGATGAAGAATTAGTACCTGAAGAAGTACCATGGGCTATTCATGCCAATCTAGATGTTCAACAACAAGATTATTTTGTAAGGAAAATACATGCAAATTCTTTTTACAAAACGAACTTAAAAAATCTTTTAGACCAATTAAATGTTCATCGAATTGAATTTTGTGGTGCTCAAACAGAATACTGTATGGATACTACGATTAAATTTGCTCATGGATTGGGGTACGAAAATTTCATGGTACATAAAGCAAACTCTACTTTGAATAATCCATTTATGTCTGCAAAAGAGACGATTGATTTTTATGAAAATTTATGGAACCATAGATTTTTAAAATTGATAGGCGATGAATGA
- a CDS encoding MarR family transcriptional regulator, with amino-acid sequence MKMIKDEEHLYRLVQEIDEAVYSMDSHFIKIHQELLTDDLTPKQMILIDFVDKNSPVTIGQIASYMNITSSAVGQLVSKLEEQHYVSRSINPENRREIIVQLGTTGMKYVEREEEIKRFIISKYYSKLELHELVQLKVIIQKLSQIVLEEGLMDEFQVTKKRSDKV; translated from the coding sequence ATGAAAATGATAAAAGATGAAGAGCATCTGTATCGACTTGTTCAGGAGATAGATGAAGCGGTTTATTCAATGGATAGTCATTTTATCAAGATACATCAAGAATTATTGACCGATGATCTAACGCCTAAACAAATGATTTTAATCGACTTTGTTGATAAAAATAGTCCTGTGACAATTGGACAAATTGCTAGTTATATGAATATCACTTCTAGCGCAGTGGGACAATTGGTTAGTAAATTGGAAGAGCAGCATTATGTTTCTCGAAGCATTAATCCTGAAAATCGTCGAGAAATAATTGTACAGCTGGGTACAACAGGTATGAAGTATGTTGAAAGGGAAGAAGAAATCAAACGGTTTATTATTTCAAAATATTATTCAAAACTTGAACTGCATGAATTAGTGCAGCTAAAGGTGATTATTCAAAAATTAAGTCAAATTGTGTTAGAGGAAGGATTAATGGATGAATTTCAGGTAACTAAAAAAAGGAGTGATAAAGTATGA
- a CDS encoding AraC family transcriptional regulator, with protein MALTHIKIAKDLQELTSHGTKAFPVALYETTLRLESLDFLPLHWHKEIQFVYVKNGRIEYRVGADVFILEKGDGLFVNALGLHEAKPYEIDLARIYCVNVDPMLLGGHEGSIVAEKYVKPYITSNRLPYVRLSGPLAQKVKGIASILQKKNDFYELTVWRELVAIWEAMLTQSMLTVEMLEPAKIVQHERVKEMLDYLHVNYAEKIVLEQLAAHVYLSRAECSRLFKKMVGMSPFSYLLQYRLRKSLQLLRDSEQSITTIAATTGFSTVSYYIEKFKDYTGFSPYVYRKKFCKS; from the coding sequence ATGGCCTTAACACATATAAAAATTGCAAAGGATTTACAAGAACTAACCTCACATGGAACGAAGGCATTTCCAGTTGCTTTGTATGAGACGACTTTGCGACTAGAAAGCTTAGATTTTTTGCCATTGCATTGGCATAAAGAAATTCAATTCGTTTATGTGAAGAATGGTCGTATAGAATATCGAGTAGGAGCGGATGTTTTTATACTTGAGAAGGGAGATGGACTATTTGTCAATGCTTTAGGGCTGCACGAGGCAAAGCCATATGAAATAGATTTGGCAAGGATTTACTGTGTGAATGTGGATCCAATGTTGCTAGGAGGGCATGAGGGGAGTATAGTTGCCGAGAAATATGTAAAACCATATATTACAAGTAATCGCTTACCTTATGTGAGGCTTTCAGGTCCGTTAGCGCAAAAGGTAAAAGGAATCGCATCCATATTACAAAAGAAAAATGATTTTTATGAGTTAACAGTTTGGCGAGAGCTTGTAGCCATTTGGGAAGCAATGCTAACACAATCCATGCTGACAGTAGAAATGCTAGAACCTGCGAAAATTGTCCAGCATGAACGAGTGAAGGAAATGTTGGATTATTTACATGTGAATTATGCAGAGAAAATAGTATTGGAACAATTAGCTGCACATGTTTATTTAAGCAGGGCAGAATGTAGTCGTTTGTTTAAAAAAATGGTGGGAATGTCACCATTCAGCTACTTATTACAGTATCGTCTTCGTAAAAGTTTGCAGTTATTACGAGATAGCGAGCAATCTATCACTACCATTGCAGCAACAACAGGTTTTAGTACAGTTAGTTATTATATTGAAAAATTTAAGGATTATACAGGATTTTCTCCATATGTCTATCGTAAAAAATTTTGTAAAAGTTAA
- a CDS encoding beta-carotene 15,15'-monooxygenase, with amino-acid sequence MIALKKKQNVWLAFLLVVLASNYTLYNTGFGLSILPAETKGVVIGSLIDFVVVMPILFMLYKGKYSVKQAILLAAAGCIAARFIIPIDHLQPFVAITWVGFAIEGSIILLEILLVVTLVRYMPKILADVRLSNLPDLFSFSKAVEKHAPKHPIIQMLCTDFLMFYYAFASWKRKEGPGLTLHKSSSYIAFQIMLIHGIVIETIGIHWWLHEKSMLLSILLLILNIYSVIFFIADMQAVRLNPVYVTSDKLYLSLGLMKRAEIRFDNIEELIEDKHVLEGKLSKDTIDFVARDFDVAYPQFILKLKEPIEVTFLLGIKKKYHKVAIKADQKQEFKTILVQRMGVN; translated from the coding sequence ATGATTGCTTTAAAGAAAAAGCAAAATGTATGGCTAGCTTTTTTATTAGTTGTTCTTGCCAGTAATTACACACTTTATAACACGGGATTTGGATTATCTATTTTACCAGCAGAGACTAAAGGAGTAGTCATCGGCTCATTAATTGATTTTGTTGTTGTTATGCCGATTTTGTTTATGCTGTATAAAGGTAAGTATTCTGTAAAACAAGCAATACTGTTAGCTGCTGCTGGTTGTATTGCAGCCCGTTTTATCATTCCAATCGATCATCTTCAGCCATTTGTAGCCATTACATGGGTTGGGTTTGCGATTGAAGGTTCAATTATTCTATTAGAAATTTTGCTTGTTGTGACACTTGTCCGTTATATGCCTAAAATTCTAGCAGATGTAAGATTAAGTAATCTACCAGATTTGTTCTCCTTTTCGAAAGCAGTTGAGAAACATGCACCAAAGCATCCGATTATCCAAATGCTGTGCACAGACTTTTTGATGTTTTATTATGCTTTTGCAAGCTGGAAGAGAAAAGAGGGCCCAGGTTTAACCTTGCATAAGAGCTCTAGTTATATCGCCTTTCAAATTATGCTTATTCATGGCATAGTTATTGAGACAATTGGCATCCATTGGTGGCTACATGAGAAGTCGATGCTACTCTCTATTCTTTTGCTAATTTTAAATATCTACTCCGTTATATTTTTTATAGCGGATATGCAAGCTGTTCGTTTAAATCCTGTGTACGTTACATCTGATAAGTTATATCTATCATTAGGTCTAATGAAACGTGCAGAAATTCGCTTTGATAATATAGAGGAGCTTATTGAGGATAAACATGTGTTAGAAGGAAAATTATCGAAAGATACTATTGATTTTGTGGCCCGTGATTTCGATGTGGCATATCCTCAGTTTATCCTAAAGCTGAAGGAGCCAATAGAGGTTACATTTTTGCTAGGCATTAAAAAGAAATATCACAAAGTAGCTATTAAAGCAGACCAAAAACAAGAATTTAAAACAATTCTTGTACAAAGAATGGGTGTAAATTAA